DNA sequence from the Oncorhynchus clarkii lewisi isolate Uvic-CL-2024 chromosome 24, UVic_Ocla_1.0, whole genome shotgun sequence genome:
ACTTTAATATTGCACTTTGAAATGTACATCTTAGTCTGGCTTTCGAGAGTGCTTGAGGCAGCATGATGTACATTATTTCAGTGTGTATGTGTCCTGCCTATCAAAATGGAACATGTTTCTGGACACACTTCGATTTTAAACGTGTAAATGCCCATTTACGTGAACAACGAACTAAGTTCTGAGTGGGATTGATAATTCAATTATTAGTCAAAAAATGTGTCGTTCAATTGGCATCCTGTGATGTAGTTCTAATTTGACGATGTATTAATAATAAACACATTGCGACATTTCATAGCGAAACTGGTTTAGAAAACCCCTGATGAAACTCTGTCCTTTTTGGGAAACACGCCAACAACTTATTGCTCTTCTGTACACCCGGTCTTCCTATAAATTTGTTTGTACTTTCAAAATCTCATAAAAAAATATGCCTGGATATTCCTTAACATTTGGAATGTTTTAACTGTGACAGGTGAAGACCTACTGATGATGCCAGTCAATCTGATGGTGGACATATGGGACGGGGAGGTGACGTTGCTCTGGGACCCCCCTGAAGGGGCCCCGCCACTGGCTCAGTACCAGGTGCAGATGGCCAGGTATAACCCATACTCCTTACCTCCAACTAATTCACTCATCCTTTCATTCTCAGACGTGTCACTTAGCTACCTCACTTCAGCCTGCATCCATCTTACGAGTCCTCCCGATCCGCACAATCCCCTTTCTTCTTTTCAATCATTCCTCCATACCACCTTCTCCTCATATctgaagaaaaaaacaaaaaacaaaggtTAATCTAGCTACGTTGATGTGTCTTTCCTCAGGTATGGCAATATTAATTGGACCAACGTGACCAGCTGTGACAGGACCCAGCTGACATATTGTGACCTGTCCTACCTTATCGATGACTTCTTCATGGTCTACAAGGTCCGGGTCCAACTGGTCACCGAGAACAACGTCACTGCATGGTCACGGTCGAAGAAGTTCAACCCCAGAGAAAGTAAGTCAAGCACAGCAACGTTTTAGTGGCCGAGTAGAATAGGTATTGCATTCGGAAATGTGCTCATTTCTTCCTAGCTTATAGTGACACACTGCCAAAAGCTCATCCATTGCTTACCTTTCTCCTCTACCCCTGTTCTCCCAGGTAAACTGCAGCATCCCTCCAGTACGCTGTTGGCCACCTCCAGCTCAGTAACAGTCCGTGTTCACAGGAAGCCATTACTTAAAAAGATCTTCCCATATGGCCTTACTTACACTATCTACCTACAGGGAAAAGGTCAGGGCCAGAAGGtaaaggacagtaaaacacagatCACACTTAAAACATACCAGTAACGGTACTTCTAATGTAATAGCATTTATTATGACGTGCGGTTCATCCTAGTTCATCTGTTCCTGTtactgtattgactgacctttttCATTTATTGGCTTGCAGACCGTCATCCGGCATTTGAAGGACGAAGACGACGAGGATAAGGCGGAGGTTCGGTTTGGGTCTCTTGACTGGGGACAGGAGTACTGTGTCAGCCTCAAAGTCGCAGGCAACGGAGGAGAATTCACCAGTGAGCTCTCCCCTGAACAGTGCCTCCTGCTGCCGGAGCAAGGTAAATACAACTCAGACTACACAGCCCTACATGGCCATATATGGCTCAACATTTTGATGTGTCATGCACCGGCCAAACTGCCTCAAAGTCATGCGGCTAAAAACATGCTCTGTTTCTCATCAGAGTGGTATATCCTTGCTGTGGTGTCCTTCTCCATCCTAAGTGTGACGGGGGTCCTGGTCATCCTGTCCCTTTGCTACTTCCTGAGGCGCCCTGAGACAATTCCTGTTGCACTGGTAAGTTTCTTGGAACAGTTTCACTCATGCAGAACTGAATATGTCTATCACTTCTGGGAAAAGACACTTGAGGGAAAGGACACTTCAGCTAAAtgtttacttgcaggttccttctctataatcaaacaacaataagaaataatcaCAATAATCAAATATAAGAATATGAACACAAAGTGAATGGCTCAGAAGAGAAGTTCAGTGGTGCTTTGTTCTACCACGTACCGTATATTCATTTCCTGCAACTCCACAGATGGAAAACACCCAGGATTTTAATAAGTCTTCATATAAACTGTCTGTTTACCCTGATGATATtaataaaaactaaaaactgTCATTCTATTTCCTGTTATCAATCACTTCCTTTTTTTTGGTCCTTTTTTTTACCTCAGAAATCCACAGGCAGCGGCTGGCAGCCTCTCTGTGTGGGAAACGACCCAGTGGAGATAGTCACAGACAAAGGCTGGTTCATGAACACTGCCAGAACTGATGCCATGGTCTGGTTGGCTGACGAGAGGTCAACTACAGCAGGCAAGGGAGagcaggaagaaggagaggacagaagagcgGGTCTGGACAGTGGGGCCTGCACCGAATCACACATTTCTGGGAATGGAAATGGAGGGAGTGCGGCAAAGCAAGAAGACAGTGGCTGTGGAAGCCTGGGAGCACCAGAGAGTGCCATCAGCAGCAGGAGTGGAACTGGAGAGCCACCCCTGCTGGATGGGAAGACAAACACCGACATCGACCTGAAAGAGGACAGTGGGGTGGGGCTGGGCTGCCAGTTAGGGTGTGCTGGGAGTCTACAGGGGGACAACTGTGGAATCTTGCCTGAGATGGTAATGGTCACAGGGGGTGGCTACCAGAGCCAGAGTCCCTCTTCGGTGGACACCCATGTTGTTGAGACAGAGCAGAGTTTTCAACAAATCTCATGCGAAACAGTTATGGCTGATCCTGTTGTGGGATACAGGTCTGGTCACGTGGCATGCGTTTGTTTAGGGACAAGCCAATGTGTTTGGTGCCAGACAAGAAGACACAATGAGAGGAGTGTCGATGGACAGTCTGTACCCCTGTTTAGTTTGACAGAGGAGCAGCTAAACTGCAGCAATCTCACAGGAGACATGTGTGAGATGGAATCCACAAGCTCTAGTTATAAAAATAACAATCTCCACATAGACACAGTGGTAAACTTGGAGGACTCAGTAACCTTTTCCTACCTGCCTACATGCATAGGGGAATCCTTCCCGCTCCTGGAAGCTTTATCAGAGTTACCCCTAGCGGAGGGAGGACTGAACTGCAGCGTGAACACTATGCCTCCTTCTCTTGGTGATTTGGAAGTGATATTTGATTGACAAGGTCCACAAACGGAGGACactgtgagacacacacacacacacaagggtttGTTTAGCACTCTAGACTGCGGGGAGTCATGCAATATGTCTACAAACCCTTTTTATGTAATTTCAAGTAAACACTCCTTTTCCTAACTGAAAAGATCAGCAATCCTAATTCTATTTGTGGCTATTTAAGTATTTTTGGAGCTTGACAAAGGAAGGtgacagaggaaggcccaaaaaattgccaaagactccaggtactctagtcattgactgttctctccgggaactctacctacatgtacatattacatgtacatattaaatGTCCTTTTAGAAGTCATTTTAGTAAACACTTTCTTGAAcaattttttcttaaaactgcattgttggttaagggcttgtcagtaagcatttcactgtaaggtctacctatacctgttgtatttggtgcgtgtgacaaataaaatgttattttggaGAGCCcctaaatgttattttatttgctGTATGTCTGTTTAAACCAAttcacatactgtctgtctgtttaaacccattcacatactgtatgtctgtttaaccccattcacatactgtatgtctgttttaaccccattcacatactgtatgtctgtttaaccccattcacataatgtctgtctgtttaaccccattcacatactgtctgtctgtttaaccccattcacatactgtatgtctgttgaACTGTAagtctgtttaaccccattcacatactgtatgtctgtttaaccccattcacatactgtctgtctgtttaaccccattcacatactgtctgtctgtttaaccccattcacatactgtatgtctgtttaaccccattcacatactgtatgtctgtttaaccccattcacataATGTATGTCTGTTGAACTGTACgtctgtttaaccccattcacatactgtatgtctgtttaaccccattcacatactgtatgtctgtttaaccccattcacatactgtatatctgtttaaccccattcacatactgtatgtctgtttaaccccattcacatactgtctgtctgtttaaccccattcacataatgtctgtctgtttaaccccattcacatactgtatgtctgtttaaccccatttacatactgtatgtctgtttaaccccattcacataATGTATGTCTGTTGAACTGTAAGTCTGTTTAACCcaattcacatactgtatgtctgtttaaccccattcacatactgtatgtctgtttaaccccattcatatactgtatgtctgtttaaccccattcacataatgtctgtctgtttaaccccattcacatactgtctgtctgtttaactccattcacatactgtatgtctgttgaACTGTAagtctgtttaaccccattcacatacattctgtctgtttaaccccattcacatactgtatgtctgtttaaccccattcacatactgtatgtctgtttaaccccattcacatactgtctgtctgtttaactccattcacatactgtatgtctgtttaaccccattcacatactgtaagtctgtttaaccccattcacacactgtatgtctgtttaaccccattcacatactgtatgtctgtttaaccccattcacatactgtatgtctgtttaaccccatttacatactgtatgtctgtttaaccccattcacataATGTATGTCTGTTGAACTGTAagtctgtttaaccccattcacatactgtatgtctgtttaaccccattcacatactgtatgtctgtttaaccccattcatatactgtatgtctgtttaaccccattcacataatgtctgtctgtttaaccccattcacataatgtctgtctgtttaaccccattcacatactgtatgtctgtttaaccccatttacatactgtatgtctgtttaaccccattcacatactgtatgtctgttgaACTGTAagtctgtttaaccccattcacatactgtatgtctgtttaaccccattcacatactgtatgtctgtttaaccccattcatatactgtatgtctgtttaaccccattcacataatgtctgtctgtttaaccccattcacatactgtatgtctgtttaaccccatttacatactgtatgtctgtttgacCCCATTCACATAATGTATGTCTGTTGAACTGTAagtctgtttaaccccattcacatactgtatgtctgtttaaccccattcacatactgtatgtctgtttaaccccattcatatactgtatgtctgtttaaccccattcacataatgtctgtctgtttaaccccattcacataatgtctgtctgtttaaccccattcacatactgtatgtctgtttaaccccatttacatactgtatgtctgtttaaccccattcacataATGTATGTCTGTTGAACTGTAagtctgtttaaccccattcacatactgtatgtctgtttaaccccattcacatactgtctgtctgtttaactccattcacatactgtatgtctgttgaACTGTAagtctgtttaaccccattcacatacattctgtctgtttaaccccattcacatactgtatgtctgtttaaccccattcacatactgtatgtctgtttaaccccattcacatactgtctgtatgtttaaccccattcacatactgtaagtctgtttaaccccattcacacactgtatgtctgtttaaccccattcacatactgtatgtctgtttaaccccattcacatactgtatgtctgtttaaccccattcacatactgtatgtctgtttaaccccattcacatactgtctgtctctttaaccccattcacatactgtctgtctgtttaaccccattcacatactgtctgtctgtttaaccccattcacatactgtatgtctgtttaaccccattcaAAAACTGTAagtctgtttaaccccattcacatactgtatgtctgtttaaccccattcatatactgtatgtctgtttaaccccattcacataatgtctgtctgtttaaccccattcacatactgtaagtctgtttaaccccattcCCATGCTGTATGTCTGTTGAACTGTAagtctgtttaaccccattcacatactgtatgtctgtttaacccGATTCACATAGtgtatgtctgtttaaccccattcacatactgtctgtctgtttaaccccattcacatactgtctgtctgtttaaccccatgcacatactgtatgtctgttgaACTGTAagtctgtttaaccccattcacatactgtatgtctgtttaaccccattcacatactttctgtctgtttaaccccattcacatactgtctgtctgtttaactccatttacatactgtatgtctgttttaccccattcacatactgtaagtctgtttaaccccatttacatactgtatgtctgttgaACTGTAAGTCTGTTCAACCcgattcacatactgtatgtctgtttaaccccattcacatactgtatgtctgtttaaccccattcacatactgtatgtctgtttaaccccattcacatactgtatgtctgtttaaccccattcacgtactgtatgtctgtttaaccccattcacgtactgtatgtctgtttaaccccattcacatactgtctgtctgtttaaccccattcacatactgtctgtctgtttaaccccattcatatactgtctatctgtttaaccccattcacttactgtatgtctgtttaaccccattcacatactgtatgtctgttgaACTGTAAGTCTGTTTAAtcccattcacatactgtatgtctgtttaaccccattcacatactgtatgtctgtttaaccccattcatatactgtctgtctgttttaccCCATTCACACACTGTAagtctgtttaaccccattcacatactgtctgtctgtttaaccccattcacatactgtctgtctgtttaaccccattcacatactgtctgtctgtttaaccccattcatatactgtatgtctgtttaaccccatttacatactgtatgtctgtttaacctcattcacatactgtatgtctgtttaaccccattcacatactgtaagtctgtttaaccccattcacatactgtatgtctgttgaACTGTACGTAtgtttaaccccattcacatactgtatgccTGTTTAACCCTATTCACATACTGTAagtctgtttaaccccattcacatactgtatgtctgtttaaccccattcatatactgtctgtctgttttaccccattcacatactgtatgtctgtttatccccattcacatactgtctgtctgttttaccCCATTCACACACTTTAagtctgtttaaccccattcacatactgtatgtctgtttaaccccattcacatactgtatgtctgtttaaccccattcacacattgtatgtctgtttaaccccattcacattatgtatgtctgtttaaccccattcccatactgtatgtctgtttaaccccattcacatactgtctgtctgtttaaccccattcccatactgtatgtctggttaACCCCATTCACACACTGTGtgtctgtttaaccccattcCCATACTGTGTGTATGATCTTTCCATACGGAGATGAATATATACACATTTAAGATCCTTCCTCAGAAAAAGACCACAAACACATATAGAACATTACTTCAGACTAACACGTTAATAACATTTTCACAGCTAAGGTCAGTGGACTACAGGCCACACGACACACTCTGTTCGAGCTTTCAGTAGCTGCAGTTATTAGTAATAATTGACCTATAAACCACCCGTTAGAAAGAGCCCTCTCATTTATGGTGCACACAGTGTTTTGCttcttatagtgtgtgtgtggggggggcttaTGAGGTAAAATGTGTGCATTTTCTGTAGAAAACTCATCAgagaggtccgaacaacattgaTAAATATCTGAACATTCTAACTTGTGTAATGTGTACTCGCAGAGAGCATGGAGAGTCCTTTACAATGATCGTCTTTGCGTTGTCATTGTAATCCACCCCGTCTACCAAGTCAACTGTTTCTCTCCTTATCCTCCCACACTTGTTTCACTTGTGGTGAAACGCTTCTTGTCAGTTGAAATGGGTGAAGGGGTGTCAGAAAGAGGGCTTTCCGCCTCCTGCTCAAATCTCCTGCTCAAACCCACCAACCAGCAGCAGCCAGCAGGCGACAGCTGTCTGCCGTTTTGAAAAGCAGCTCAACCCCTTGTTTTCGTCCTGCCGCACATCACTTTGTCAACAACAGTTGACATTGTCAGTGACTGCTGTAAGTGACTACTCAGGATTAACTAGAGTGAAGAAACATGGTATTTTATTCGCaattgtggtctgcttgaaacgtatttggtattacagactcgatcacacagtcgtccggaacagctgatgctgttagcatgatttcttataagcgtctgggtTAGAGtctgctccttgaaagcgccagctctaccctttagctcaacgcggatgttgtctgtaatccatggcttctggttggggtatggtcactgtggggatgacatcatcaatgcacttattgatgaagctagtggcggaagaatcccagaacagaTTCCAGTCAGTGCCAGAAAAAAACGGTCctttagcttagcatctgcgtcatctgaccacttccttattgagcgagtcagagttatggtcagatttgccaaatggagggcgagggagagctttgtacgcatctctatgtgtggagtataggtggtatagagtttttttccctctgactTCGTGCACCAGGTGTTATTTACAAATAGTCACAGACTGCCACCCCTTATCTTACCGGAGGCATCTGTTCTGTCTTGCTGATGGACCAAAAACCCAgacagctgtatgttatccatgtagtcattcagccacaactcggtgaacaataagatattacagttttttatgtcccgttggtaggatagtcttaatcggagctcatccattttgttatccaatgattgcacgttggctaataggactgatggtagagggggATTACTCACTcgccgtcggatccttacaaggcaccccgacctacgtccccgatatctccgtctcttcttcatgcgaatgacggggatttgggccttgacgggtgtctgaaataaatcattcgcgTCTGACTCGTTAAATAAAAAAAGCCgttgtccagtacgaggtgagtaatcgctgtaaTGATATCCAAAAGCTCTTTTCGGTCGCaagagacagtggcagaaacattctgtactaaataatttacaaatcacgtgaaaaaacacacacaatagttaaaacagatatacagtatgtgaatggggttaaacagacatacagtgtgtgaat
Encoded proteins:
- the LOC139382858 gene encoding uncharacterized protein, producing the protein MDWTFWISILLVISDCVSGEDLLMMPVNLMVDIWDGEVTLLWDPPEGAPPLAQYQVQMARYGNINWTNVTSCDRTQLTYCDLSYLIDDFFMVYKVRVQLVTENNVTAWSRSKKFNPRESKLQHPSSTLLATSSSVTVRVHRKPLLKKIFPYGLTYTIYLQGKGQGQKTVIRHLKDEDDEDKAEVRFGSLDWGQEYCVSLKVAGNGGEFTSELSPEQCLLLPEQEWYILAVVSFSILSVTGVLVILSLCYFLRRPETIPVALKSTGSGWQPLCVGNDPVEIVTDKGWFMNTARTDAMVWLADERSTTAGKGEQEEGEDRRAGLDSGACTESHISGNGNGGSAAKQEDSGCGSLGAPESAISSRSGTGEPPLLDGKTNTDIDLKEDSGVGLGCQLGCAGSLQGDNCGILPEMVMVTGGGYQSQSPSSVDTHVVETEQSFQQISCETVMADPVVGYRSGHVACVCLGTSQCVWCQTRRHNERSVDGQSVPLFSLTEEQLNCSNLTGDMCEMESTSSSYKNNNLHIDTVVNLEDSVTFSYLPTCIGESFPLLEALSELPLAEGGLNCSVNTMPPSLGDLEVIFD